Proteins from a genomic interval of Dermacentor variabilis isolate Ectoservices chromosome 8, ASM5094787v1, whole genome shotgun sequence:
- the LOC142589911 gene encoding uncharacterized protein LOC142589911, producing MITCWKPTTTAASTMLLFSMLVVLCPAYVLVHPAGVVPQTQVVYQSPHQPPVVPVAGPGEPHVIYHYGLGGVRPELQPPVVFVRVIPAYPPPNQPPLQPPFIEEVPPVFKNPPPDPEDTPPTKKPGIQGRGGRRSDCPEVDNKKGIAPPPTRKPSKRGRGSQTRKSRRPPAEATTRRPPSKANRRINPKSERLSTERLTLAKNP from the exons ATGATCACGTGTTGGAAACCGACGACCACGGCTGCTTCCACGATG ctGCTTTTCAGCATGCTCGTGGTGCTGTGTCCCGCCTACGTGCTCGTGCACCCCGCTGGCGTTGTGCCCCAGACTCAGGTGGTGTACCAGTCACCGCATCAACCCCCTGTGGTGCCCGTGGCGGGTCCAGGAGAGCCACACGTCATCTATCACTACGGGCTCGGAGGCGTGAG GCCCGAACTGCAGCCTCCCGTAGTGTTCGTGCGAGTGATTCCCGCGTATCCGCCCCCGAACCAGCCTCCCTTGCAGCCTCCGTTCATCGAGGAAGTGCCGCCCGTATTCAAGAACCCACCTCCAGACCCCGAAGACACCCCGCCTACCAAGAAGCCCGGCATCCAGGGGCGCGGAGGTCGCCGCTCGGACTGTCCCGAGGTGGACAACAAGAAGGGAATCGCACCACCGCCCACCCGTAAGCCCTCGAAGAGGGGCCGCGGCAGTCAGACGAGGAAGTCCAGGAGGCCGCCGGCGGAGGCGACCACCCGAAGACCACCGAGCAAGGCCAACCGCCGCATCAACCCCAAGAGCGAACGCCTGAGTACCGAGAGGCTAACCCTCGCCAAGAATCCCTAA